The Barnesiella intestinihominis YIT 11860 genome includes a window with the following:
- a CDS encoding ABC transporter ATP-binding protein codes for MNAIQNITIGQPDRLKKPVGYTILSNLVNIIPFCLSIEAIDVIFRAFDGNGTPLDTTRLWTISGILVIYVAVMVAAERASYRANFREAYAMSADGRIALAEHLRKLSLGFLSRRDPGDLSSMIITDFTMAETGISHHLPQLMGALVMPVLAFLSLLWINWRMSVAMFIALPVAILILWLSTKLQQRLSSKQIEAKINAGNRMEEYLQGIRVMKAYNLLGDRFVRLRKAFSDLRKACIRQEALLGPFIMLSITIVRAGLTLMILCGTYLLIGGELLLTTFVLFLVVGSRVFDPLTSALTNFAEFRYFSIAGGRILNLMKEPEMKGDRPAPNGGDIEFHNVSFAYQDKKVLHHINLTLKQGSLTALVGPSGSGKSTLMKLCARFYDPGEGTVSMGGQDLSTLEPESLMKNISMVFQDVYLFQDTIRNNIRFGKNDATDEEIIEAAKKAQCHEFITKLSKGYDTMIGEGGCTLSGGEKQRLSIARAILKDAPIVLLDEVTASLDPENEVEVQRAINTLIAGRTVIVIAHRLKTIRNADTIVVLDEGRIVEKGRHEDLLNNHGLYAHLWDIQTQIAGWKL; via the coding sequence ATGAACGCTATTCAAAATATAACCATCGGCCAACCGGATCGTTTGAAAAAGCCCGTTGGCTATACCATATTATCCAATTTGGTAAATATCATACCCTTTTGCCTCTCTATCGAAGCTATCGACGTTATTTTCCGAGCTTTCGACGGGAACGGTACACCACTCGATACCACTCGATTATGGACAATTTCCGGTATACTCGTCATATATGTAGCCGTCATGGTAGCGGCCGAAAGAGCCTCCTACCGGGCGAACTTCCGTGAAGCCTATGCCATGAGTGCCGACGGACGCATCGCTCTGGCAGAACACTTGCGCAAATTATCACTCGGATTTCTATCTCGCCGTGATCCGGGCGACCTGTCCTCTATGATTATCACCGACTTCACCATGGCCGAAACCGGCATATCCCATCATCTGCCTCAACTAATGGGTGCTCTTGTCATGCCTGTACTGGCTTTCCTGTCTCTCCTCTGGATAAATTGGCGCATGTCGGTAGCTATGTTCATAGCTCTTCCCGTAGCCATTCTGATCTTATGGCTCAGTACAAAATTACAACAACGGCTCAGCAGTAAACAGATAGAAGCGAAAATAAACGCAGGCAACCGCATGGAAGAATATCTACAAGGTATTCGGGTCATGAAAGCTTATAATCTTTTAGGCGATCGCTTCGTCAGATTACGCAAAGCGTTCTCCGATTTACGAAAAGCCTGCATACGACAAGAAGCCTTGTTGGGCCCGTTCATCATGCTCTCTATCACAATCGTCCGAGCCGGACTAACCTTAATGATCCTGTGCGGAACCTACCTTCTTATTGGAGGAGAACTCTTGCTAACCACTTTCGTCCTTTTTCTGGTCGTCGGCTCACGGGTATTCGACCCACTGACTTCTGCCTTGACAAACTTCGCCGAATTTCGTTATTTTTCCATTGCCGGAGGACGCATATTAAATTTAATGAAAGAACCCGAAATGAAAGGAGATAGACCCGCTCCCAACGGCGGTGACATTGAATTTCATAATGTATCTTTTGCTTACCAAGATAAAAAGGTTCTGCACCATATTAACCTCACTTTGAAACAAGGTTCCCTAACCGCACTCGTGGGACCGTCGGGCAGTGGAAAAAGCACCTTGATGAAACTCTGTGCCCGATTCTATGATCCTGGGGAAGGTACTGTTTCAATGGGTGGGCAAGACTTATCTACATTAGAGCCCGAATCCCTTATGAAAAATATATCTATGGTTTTCCAAGATGTTTATCTATTCCAAGATACGATTCGCAACAATATCCGATTCGGGAAAAATGATGCTACCGACGAAGAAATTATCGAAGCTGCCAAGAAAGCACAATGTCACGAATTTATCACGAAGCTTTCCAAAGGTTACGATACGATGATAGGTGAAGGAGGTTGTACTTTGTCAGGAGGAGAAAAACAACGCCTCAGTATCGCTCGTGCCATCTTGAAGGATGCTCCCATCGTATTGCTCGACGAGGTGACTGCCTCGCTCGACCCAGAGAATGAAGTGGAAGTACAACGAGCCATTAACACCCTGATAGCTGGTCGTACTGTCATTGTTATCGCTCACCGTCTCAAAACAATCCGTAACGCCGACACGATAGTCGTTCTCGATGAAGGTCGCATTGTAGAAAAAGGCAGACACGAAGACCTTCTGAATAACCACGGATTGTATGCTCATCTCTGGGATATACAAACTCAAATTGCCGGTTGGAAATTATAA
- a CDS encoding acyl-CoA thioesterase yields MEYIFELEMQVRDYECDMEGIVNNAIYQHYLEHTRHEFLASSGISFIEMHERGVDPVVNRIEINYKTPLRSRDKFISKLYMRREGIKYVFYQDIYKTSGETCIKAVVETVCTVNGRISRGEEFLPYFEKYLQ; encoded by the coding sequence ATGGAATATATTTTTGAATTGGAAATGCAAGTGCGCGACTACGAATGCGACATGGAGGGAATCGTTAACAATGCCATCTACCAGCACTACCTCGAACATACCCGTCACGAATTTTTAGCATCATCTGGAATCTCATTTATCGAGATGCACGAGAGAGGTGTAGATCCGGTAGTCAATCGCATCGAAATAAACTATAAAACACCGCTCCGCAGCCGCGACAAATTCATCAGCAAATTATACATGCGCAGGGAAGGCATCAAATATGTCTTTTATCAAGATATTTACAAGACTTCGGGAGAAACATGCATCAAAGCTGTCGTGGAAACGGTGTGTACCGTAAACGGACGAATAAGCCGAGGTGAAGAATTTCTCCCTTATTTCGAGAAGTATCTGCAATAA
- the dprA gene encoding DNA-processing protein DprA, producing the protein MEQEVIYRIALSRLKGINKALAQHIHETVESLETFFELPESQLQKITGIKGRILHEDNRQTALQEARKEMEFIRKGNIEPLYFTEPNYPQRLLDCIDAPPLLYYRGNADLNSSKIISIVGTRRATEYGKDFCETLIRDLSEYFPQLVIVSGLAYGIDICAHRCALRHGLNTIAVLAHGLDHIYPANHRSTAVEMVSHGGLLTEYTGYHRMHPAFFVARNRIVAGLADAVIIVESREKGGALITAGIAESYHRDVFALPGSIQSESSTGCNHLIRRNRAALITSADDLVEAMCWNAPRKQAVQRSLFPELTDEEQVVTNYLTQKGEGQINHMTIDLNQPLSQLLSILVELEFKGVVKALPGGIYKL; encoded by the coding sequence ATGGAACAAGAGGTGATATATCGTATTGCATTATCCCGATTAAAAGGAATAAACAAAGCCCTCGCCCAGCACATTCATGAAACGGTCGAAAGCCTCGAAACTTTCTTTGAATTACCGGAATCCCAACTACAAAAAATTACCGGGATAAAGGGAAGGATTCTTCACGAAGACAACCGGCAAACAGCCTTACAGGAAGCCCGCAAGGAAATGGAATTTATCCGAAAAGGGAACATCGAACCTCTCTATTTCACAGAGCCGAATTATCCCCAACGGTTACTCGATTGTATCGATGCCCCACCCTTGCTCTATTATCGGGGTAATGCCGATTTAAACTCTTCTAAAATAATCAGTATCGTGGGAACGCGCCGGGCGACCGAATACGGTAAAGATTTCTGTGAAACCCTGATTCGGGATTTATCGGAATATTTTCCTCAACTGGTTATCGTCAGCGGATTGGCGTATGGAATCGACATTTGCGCCCACCGTTGTGCCCTGCGACATGGCTTAAACACGATCGCCGTCCTTGCACATGGATTGGATCACATCTATCCGGCGAACCACCGTTCCACAGCCGTAGAAATGGTATCACACGGAGGATTGCTCACCGAATATACCGGCTACCACCGTATGCATCCGGCATTTTTTGTCGCCCGCAACCGCATTGTCGCCGGACTTGCCGATGCCGTTATCATCGTGGAATCGAGGGAAAAAGGCGGGGCACTTATCACTGCCGGTATAGCCGAAAGCTATCACCGTGATGTATTCGCTCTACCGGGAAGCATACAATCCGAATCGTCAACCGGGTGTAACCACCTGATACGCCGGAATCGGGCAGCCTTAATAACCTCGGCCGACGACCTCGTCGAAGCCATGTGCTGGAACGCCCCACGGAAACAAGCCGTGCAACGCTCGCTTTTTCCGGAGCTCACCGACGAAGAGCAAGTTGTTACGAACTATCTGACACAAAAGGGAGAAGGACAGATAAACCACATGACCATCGATCTGAACCAACCTTTGTCACAACTGCTCTCCATACTGGTGGAACTGGAATTTAAAGGTGTAGTAAAAGCCTTACCGGGAGGCATCTATAAATTATAG
- a CDS encoding cation diffusion facilitator family transporter, whose amino-acid sequence MEHHHHHHVHPTPDMQKLNRSFIVGIVLNIVFVLAEAGAGFYYDSLALLSDAGHNLSDVVSLVLAMFALRLSMAKPSLQYTYGYKKSTVLVSLLNAAILFVAVAVILYESIEKFSNPTPLDGGAIAWVAAIGIVINAFTAYLFFADKSKDLNVKGAYLHMAADTLVSVGVLVSGIVIKYTGWNVIDPIIGIVVGLVILYSTWHLLQESLRLALDGVPEGIDVQKVETVLSSDPDVLNVHHLHIWAISTTQTALTAHIVVKDITHMHEVKHRLKHDLQDLGIEHATLELELKEEHCDGHCDCCEEQQGCDSDTQPYL is encoded by the coding sequence ATGGAACATCACCACCATCATCATGTTCACCCGACACCCGATATGCAGAAATTGAATCGGTCGTTTATCGTCGGTATCGTATTGAATATTGTTTTCGTGTTGGCCGAAGCCGGTGCAGGGTTTTATTATGATTCGTTGGCCTTGTTATCCGATGCGGGTCATAACCTGAGCGATGTCGTGAGCCTTGTGTTGGCGATGTTCGCTTTGCGGTTATCGATGGCTAAACCTTCTTTGCAATATACCTATGGATATAAGAAAAGTACCGTATTGGTTTCGCTATTGAATGCTGCCATTCTGTTTGTTGCCGTTGCCGTTATTTTGTATGAAAGTATCGAGAAGTTCAGTAATCCTACTCCCCTCGACGGTGGTGCGATCGCATGGGTAGCAGCGATAGGCATCGTTATCAATGCTTTTACGGCCTATCTTTTCTTTGCCGACAAGTCGAAAGATTTGAATGTCAAAGGAGCTTACTTACACATGGCGGCAGATACTTTGGTATCGGTTGGAGTGTTGGTTTCGGGGATTGTTATCAAATATACGGGGTGGAATGTCATTGACCCGATAATAGGTATCGTGGTGGGGCTTGTGATTCTTTATTCCACATGGCATTTGTTACAAGAGAGTTTACGACTCGCTCTCGATGGAGTGCCCGAAGGAATCGATGTACAGAAAGTGGAAACCGTTCTATCGTCCGATCCAGATGTCCTTAATGTACATCATCTGCATATTTGGGCCATCAGTACGACTCAAACGGCATTGACAGCACATATCGTTGTGAAAGATATTACGCACATGCACGAGGTAAAACATCGGTTGAAGCACGATTTACAGGATTTGGGTATCGAGCATGCTACTCTCGAATTGGAACTGAAAGAAGAACATTGTGACGGACATTGCGACTGTTGCGAAGAGCAGCAAGGATGCGATAGCGATACACAACCTTATCTATAA
- the trpS gene encoding tryptophan--tRNA ligase: MKEIVVSGIRSTGNLHLGNYYGALRNFVKMQEESKYNSYFFIADLHALTTHPDPKTLHENVRNILCEYLAAGLDPEKSTLFVQSDVPEISEMYLLMNMHVGIGELMRTASFKDKARKQLGIKTNNDEDIEHEIIGGNSNKRVNAGLLTYPTLMAVDILIQHANYVPVGKDQEQHLELTRRFARRFNSTYGVEYFTEPQNFNFGSDPIKVPGLDGSGKMGKSEGNCVYLVDDEKTLRKKIMRAVTDEGPQVPNSPKAEPVENLFTLLKIVSAPDTVAYFEEKYNTCEIRYGDLKKQLAEDILKVTLPIRERFLEIQNDEAYLARVVKMGAEKARESASKTLREVREIMGFKPF, encoded by the coding sequence ATGAAAGAAATTGTTGTCAGTGGAATCCGTTCCACGGGAAATTTGCATTTGGGAAATTATTACGGAGCATTGCGTAATTTTGTCAAAATGCAGGAAGAGTCGAAATACAATAGTTATTTTTTTATTGCCGACTTACATGCCCTCACTACGCATCCTGATCCGAAAACTCTACATGAGAATGTTCGGAATATCCTTTGCGAATATTTGGCTGCCGGTCTTGATCCTGAGAAATCGACTTTGTTCGTACAGAGCGATGTACCTGAGATTTCCGAAATGTATTTGTTAATGAATATGCACGTAGGTATCGGAGAGTTGATGCGGACGGCTTCATTTAAAGATAAGGCTCGTAAACAGTTGGGAATAAAGACCAATAACGATGAGGATATAGAGCACGAGATTATAGGAGGTAATTCTAACAAACGGGTGAATGCCGGTCTGCTTACTTATCCTACTTTAATGGCTGTGGATATTCTTATTCAGCATGCTAATTATGTGCCGGTGGGTAAAGACCAAGAACAGCATTTGGAGTTGACACGCCGTTTTGCCCGTCGATTTAATTCTACTTATGGTGTCGAGTATTTTACCGAACCTCAGAATTTCAATTTCGGCAGCGACCCTATAAAAGTTCCCGGACTCGATGGATCGGGAAAAATGGGTAAGTCGGAAGGCAACTGCGTTTATTTGGTGGACGATGAAAAGACTTTGAGGAAAAAGATTATGCGGGCGGTAACCGACGAAGGTCCGCAAGTGCCCAATTCCCCCAAAGCCGAACCTGTGGAAAATCTGTTCACTCTTCTTAAAATCGTTTCTGCTCCCGACACGGTAGCCTATTTCGAAGAGAAATACAATACATGCGAAATTCGTTACGGCGATTTGAAGAAACAGCTGGCCGAGGATATTCTTAAAGTCACTTTGCCGATTCGGGAACGTTTTTTGGAGATACAAAACGATGAGGCCTATTTGGCTCGGGTTGTGAAGATGGGAGCCGAGAAAGCTCGCGAAAGTGCATCGAAAACATTGCGAGAGGTTCGTGAAATCATGGGATTCAAACCTTTCTAA
- a CDS encoding inositol monophosphatase family protein, translating to MDRIEQMLAFARNCAKEAGKIQLSYFRGNHLHIETKFNMHDVVTVADKESERYIIGEIKRTYPEHAILGEESGMHAGDSEYCWVIDPLDGTTNYSQGLPIFTVSIGLQCKGETVLGVVYAPYLNELYEACKGKGAMLNGCSIHVSGKNDTQESVVSTGFPIDKDRNPDNNLDNLARILPMVRGVRRQGSAAFDLCCVAAGILDGYWEFNLHLWDVCAGILIVTEAGGTVRSFREDRNVSIVAGTPAIVEKLYPRLSDKPGKICL from the coding sequence ATGGATAGAATAGAGCAGATGCTTGCTTTTGCCCGAAACTGTGCGAAGGAAGCCGGTAAAATACAACTTTCTTATTTCAGGGGGAATCACTTGCATATCGAGACCAAGTTCAATATGCACGATGTGGTTACGGTCGCAGATAAAGAAAGTGAACGTTATATCATAGGCGAAATAAAGAGGACCTATCCTGAACATGCTATATTGGGAGAAGAGAGTGGTATGCATGCGGGAGATTCGGAGTATTGTTGGGTGATCGATCCTTTGGACGGAACAACCAATTATAGTCAAGGACTGCCTATATTTACAGTCTCTATTGGTCTCCAATGTAAAGGCGAAACTGTTTTAGGGGTGGTCTATGCTCCATATTTGAACGAACTGTACGAGGCTTGTAAAGGAAAAGGAGCTATGTTGAACGGGTGTTCTATTCATGTTTCAGGAAAGAATGACACTCAGGAGTCTGTCGTTTCTACCGGATTTCCCATAGATAAAGATCGTAACCCCGATAATAATCTCGACAATCTGGCCCGTATTTTACCAATGGTTCGTGGGGTGCGTCGTCAAGGATCGGCAGCATTTGATTTATGTTGTGTCGCTGCCGGAATTTTGGACGGGTATTGGGAATTCAATTTGCATTTGTGGGACGTTTGTGCCGGTATATTGATTGTAACCGAGGCCGGGGGGACGGTTCGTTCGTTTCGGGAGGATCGTAATGTTTCTATTGTAGCGGGGACTCCTGCTATCGTCGAGAAATTATATCCTCGATTGTCCGACAAGCCGGGGAAGATATGTCTTTAA
- a CDS encoding Lrp/AsnC family transcriptional regulator, with the protein MGHHQLDELDYKILKLVASNARIPFLEVARECNVSGAAIHQRVQKLTNLGILKGSEYIIDSNKIGFETCAYMGFYLKNPGDFSHVVEELRKIPEVVECHFTTGQYDMFIKLFARNNQHLLEIIHTKLQPIGLSRTETLISFREIFRRQLPIEEVEDLD; encoded by the coding sequence ATGGGACATCATCAATTGGACGAGTTGGATTACAAAATTCTTAAACTTGTAGCCTCGAACGCTCGGATACCATTTCTCGAAGTTGCAAGGGAATGCAATGTGTCGGGGGCCGCTATTCATCAACGGGTACAAAAATTGACGAATTTGGGGATTCTTAAAGGATCGGAATACATAATAGATTCAAATAAAATAGGATTTGAAACGTGTGCCTACATGGGCTTTTATTTGAAAAATCCGGGTGATTTTTCCCATGTAGTGGAAGAGTTGCGTAAGATTCCCGAGGTAGTGGAGTGCCATTTTACGACAGGACAGTATGATATGTTTATCAAATTGTTTGCACGTAATAATCAGCATTTACTTGAAATTATTCATACGAAATTACAGCCCATCGGTTTATCTCGCACCGAGACGTTGATTTCGTTTCGAGAAATTTTTAGACGTCAGCTTCCTATCGAAGAGGTAGAAGATCTGGATTAA
- a CDS encoding HAD family hydrolase yields MKYKHFVFDVDGTLLDSGYAVLRAWQDTLLEIQHRAYETSELTFVLGIPGDVSLRKLGVKDVESASQLWTRNFLKYSSANKLFDGVTDMLVKLSEKGYKLGIVTSKAYPEFVQEPSLRDIAPYFDTIIYVTDSPRPKPFGDPLLAYLKRAGAVQSEVLYVGDAVYDYQCARNAGVDFGLALWGNVSSENICPRFAFDTPESVLELIKDYQ; encoded by the coding sequence ATGAAGTATAAACATTTTGTTTTTGATGTAGACGGGACTTTGTTGGATAGCGGATATGCTGTTTTGCGGGCATGGCAGGATACTCTTTTAGAAATTCAGCACAGGGCGTACGAAACGAGTGAACTGACTTTTGTGTTGGGGATTCCCGGAGATGTATCGTTAAGGAAGCTCGGTGTTAAAGACGTGGAGTCTGCATCCCAACTTTGGACTCGCAACTTTTTGAAATATAGTTCGGCCAATAAACTGTTCGATGGGGTGACCGATATGTTGGTGAAGTTGTCTGAGAAGGGATATAAGTTGGGCATAGTCACGTCTAAGGCTTATCCAGAGTTTGTCCAAGAGCCGAGTTTGCGGGATATAGCCCCTTATTTCGACACCATTATTTATGTGACGGATTCTCCTCGGCCCAAACCGTTCGGGGATCCGCTTTTGGCTTATTTGAAGAGAGCCGGGGCAGTGCAATCGGAGGTTTTGTATGTAGGGGATGCTGTTTATGACTATCAATGCGCTCGAAATGCCGGAGTCGATTTCGGCCTTGCATTGTGGGGGAATGTGTCGTCGGAGAATATCTGTCCCCGATTCGCTTTCGATACACCCGAGTCTGTTTTGGAATTGATAAAAGACTATCAATAA
- a CDS encoding GNAT family N-acetyltransferase yields MIQLTQVHATDIEFLKFIERIYTESFPPDERRDFSDVIRLLEENDDFFIVLLSDENKAVGFISYWEWNDFSYVEHFAVDSSCRGSGYGATAMTELLKRINNPAVLEVEKPLDDISQRRIRFYERLGFVLCTRPYTQPPYSSEKQPLELYLMSFGKIDLNQVFDTVASRIHQKVYGVE; encoded by the coding sequence ATGATACAACTCACACAAGTCCATGCAACCGACATTGAATTTTTAAAATTCATAGAACGCATTTATACAGAATCTTTTCCCCCGGACGAAAGGAGAGATTTTTCCGACGTGATACGGCTGCTCGAAGAAAACGACGATTTTTTCATCGTTCTTCTATCTGATGAAAACAAAGCAGTCGGATTTATCTCTTATTGGGAATGGAATGACTTTTCCTATGTCGAACACTTCGCCGTAGACAGCAGTTGCAGAGGATCGGGCTATGGGGCGACTGCCATGACCGAATTGCTAAAACGCATTAACAATCCGGCAGTTCTCGAAGTAGAAAAACCATTAGATGATATTAGTCAACGGAGAATACGCTTTTACGAACGATTAGGTTTCGTTTTATGTACACGTCCATATACCCAACCGCCATATTCTTCTGAAAAACAACCGTTAGAACTATACCTTATGTCTTTTGGAAAGATAGATCTAAATCAAGTTTTCGATACTGTCGCGTCTCGAATCCATCAAAAGGTTTACGGTGTCGAATAG
- a CDS encoding metal ABC transporter solute-binding protein, Zn/Mn family, which produces MKNHSFLKYCTSILLIFIAVACTTGNKEQKIVTVTIQPQKYFAEKIAGDRFNINCIVPPGSNPEAYDPSPSHLVHLGKSIAYFKIGHIGFELAWMDKLEQNNPNMKIFDTSEGIDILSGTHEHNDADVHHHHFDADPHTWSSPKNVRIIAQNMYEAFVSIDPDGEKVFRKNYEELLDEINQVDSIMTERLSPVSGTMFAIYHPSLSYLAKDYNLHQLSLEYNGKEPSAFYLKKAIDIARENNVKVIFIQQEFDAKQAESFASEINAKVVPINPLSYNWSEELLHITDAIAGK; this is translated from the coding sequence ATGAAAAATCATTCTTTTCTGAAATATTGCACGAGTATACTGCTAATATTTATCGCAGTAGCATGTACTACTGGAAACAAAGAGCAGAAAATTGTCACGGTAACTATACAACCTCAGAAATATTTTGCTGAAAAAATTGCAGGAGACCGGTTCAATATTAACTGTATCGTTCCTCCCGGCAGTAACCCCGAGGCCTACGACCCTTCTCCGTCTCATCTGGTTCATTTGGGCAAAAGTATCGCCTATTTCAAAATCGGGCACATAGGCTTCGAGCTTGCTTGGATGGATAAATTGGAACAGAACAATCCGAATATGAAAATATTCGATACTTCCGAAGGTATCGATATACTTTCAGGTACGCACGAGCACAACGATGCCGATGTACACCACCATCATTTCGATGCCGATCCGCACACATGGAGTTCCCCCAAGAATGTGCGCATCATCGCCCAAAACATGTACGAGGCGTTTGTTAGTATCGATCCCGACGGAGAAAAAGTATTTCGCAAGAACTACGAAGAACTGCTTGACGAAATAAATCAAGTGGATTCCATCATGACCGAACGGCTCTCACCGGTCAGCGGAACTATGTTCGCCATATATCATCCATCTCTCAGCTATTTGGCCAAAGACTACAACCTGCACCAGCTCAGTTTGGAATACAACGGAAAAGAACCGTCCGCTTTTTATTTGAAAAAAGCCATAGACATAGCTCGCGAAAACAACGTGAAAGTTATATTTATCCAACAAGAATTCGATGCCAAACAAGCCGAATCATTCGCATCTGAAATAAATGCGAAGGTAGTTCCTATTAACCCGCTTAGCTATAATTGGAGCGAAGAACTTTTACATATAACCGATGCCATTGCTGGAAAATAA
- a CDS encoding metal ABC transporter ATP-binding protein: MPLLENKIIAIENVWLSYTDKNILEDINLDIYQGDFLLITGPNGGGKTSLLRTILRLQSPTKGRISFFRQGEPVSSLDMGYLPQKNSIDSRFPITVEEVVASGLMGNTQKGNTKFDSKKEIDEMLDLMGITALRNKPIGVLSGGQLQRSLFGRALISKPEMLILDEPASYIDRQFGNRMFEILRDLSSNGTTIMMVSHEIEPFITLSNRNLYINHILGDR; encoded by the coding sequence ATGCCATTGCTGGAAAATAAAATAATAGCCATAGAAAACGTATGGCTCTCTTATACAGACAAGAATATCCTCGAAGATATAAATCTGGATATTTATCAAGGTGATTTTCTTTTGATTACCGGCCCTAACGGCGGGGGAAAAACGTCATTGCTGCGTACGATTCTCAGATTACAGAGTCCGACTAAGGGACGAATTTCCTTTTTCAGACAAGGAGAGCCCGTATCTTCATTAGATATGGGTTACCTGCCTCAAAAAAACAGCATAGACAGTCGATTTCCCATTACCGTAGAAGAAGTAGTAGCTTCGGGCCTTATGGGTAACACCCAAAAGGGAAATACAAAATTTGACTCTAAAAAAGAAATAGACGAAATGCTCGACCTCATGGGTATAACCGCTTTGCGCAATAAACCCATCGGGGTGTTATCAGGAGGACAACTCCAACGATCTTTGTTCGGGAGAGCTCTTATTTCTAAGCCGGAAATGTTAATATTGGACGAACCGGCATCTTATATAGATCGTCAATTCGGTAACCGTATGTTCGAGATTCTACGGGATTTATCGAGTAACGGAACAACCATCATGATGGTATCCCATGAAATAGAACCATTCATAACATTGTCCAATCGCAATCTATATATTAATCACATTTTGGGAGACCGCTAA